One Carassius gibelio isolate Cgi1373 ecotype wild population from Czech Republic chromosome A20, carGib1.2-hapl.c, whole genome shotgun sequence DNA segment encodes these proteins:
- the LOC127938548 gene encoding feline leukemia virus subgroup C receptor-related protein 1 — protein sequence MVAGELLQEQHVLPDSTPEGNTNEDSAYKELTNGSVHITLDPQVLEMELPPPDEKDAMLPGEQKNETLETKLYWTRFAVIAVFSLYSLVNAFQWIQYSIITNIFMDYYDVSSSDIDWLSIVYMVAYVPLIFPATWLLDKRGLRMTALLGAGLNALGAWVKCASVGPGLFWVTMTAQVICSVAQVFILGLPSRIASVWFGPREVSTACATAVLGNQLGVAIGFLLPPVLVPNTAGDKDLMGHNISIMFYGTAGVSTLLFLLTIFVIKDRPPLPPSKAQAVLSTGPAEDYSYKKSIINLFKNKPFVLLLISYGIMTGSFYSVSTLLNQMMITYYPGEELNTGRIGLTLVVAGMFGSILCGIWLDRTKTYKLTTLIVYILSFVGMVVFTFTLNLNNLLVIFFTAGALGFFMTGYLPIGFEFGVEITYPESEGTSSGLLNAFAQVFGIIFTLIQGHLTAEYSPLSGNIFLCAWILIGIVLTALIKSDLKRNDVNVSNINKGLAVPTELPSEKVSSDVKLESSSLHRETSI from the exons ATGGTGGCAGGTGAGTTACTTCAAGAGCAGCATGTTCTGCCTGAcagcacacctgaaggaaatacAAACGAGGACAGCGCCTACAAGGAGCTTACCAATGGATCGGTCCATATAACGCTGGATCCACAGGTGCTGGAAATGGAGCTTCCACCTCCGGACGAAAAAGATGCGATGTTGCCCGGTGAACAGAAGAACGAAACGCTGGAGACGAAGCTCTACTGGACGCGGTTTGCCGTTATCGCGGTGTTCAGCCTTTATTCGCTCGTCAACGCCTTTCAGTGGATCCAGTACAGCATCATCACCAACATCTTCATGGACTATTATGACGTATCAAGCAGCGATATTGACTGGCTCTCTATTGTCTATATGGTCGCGTATGTACCTTTAATCTTCCCCGCGACGTGGCTGTTGGATAAGAGGGGTCTGAGGATGACTGCGTTGTTGGGGGCCGGTCTGAATGCCCTGGGAGCGTGGGTAAAGTGCGCCAGTGTGGGGCCCGGCCTGTTCTGGGTCACCATGACCGCGCAGGTCATATGCTCTGTGGCTCAGGTGTTCATCCTCGGCCTCCCCTCCAGAATCGCCTCGGTTTGGTTCGGCCCGAGAGAAGTTTCCACGGCCTGTGCCACAGCGGTGTTGGGAAACCAG CTTGGTGTAGCCATAGGTTTCCTGCTACCACCTGTACTGGTTCCCAACACAGCTGGTGACAAAGACCTCATGGGCCACAACATCAGCATAATGTTCTATGGAACAGCTGGAGTTTCAACTCTGTTATTCCTTCTAACAATATTTG TCATCAAGGACAGACCTCCACTCCCACCCAGCAAAGCACAAGCTGTTCTCTCCACCGGTCCAGCAGAAGACTATTCATACAAGAAATCAATCATCAACCTCTTCAAGAACAAGCCCTTTGTTCTGCTCCTCATCAGCTATG GAATCATGACCGGATCATTTTACTCTGTATCTACACTTCTCAATCAAATGATGATTACTTATTATCCG GGTGAGGAGCTAAACACAGGGAGAATCGGCTTGACTTTGGTGGTGGCTGGAATGTTTGGCTCCATACTGTGTGGAATCTGGTTGGATCGTACTAAAACCTATAA ATTGACTACACTTATCGTCTACATCCTATCCTTCGTTGGAATGGTGGTGTTCACATTCACGCTGAACTTGAACAATCTGCTTGTTATCTTTTTTACTGCTGGTGCCCTAGG TTTTTTTATGACTGGTTACCTTCCCATTGGCTTCGAATTTGGTGTTGAAATCACATACCCTGAGTCGGAAGGCACGTCATCTGGTCTTCTGAATGCATTTGCACAG GTGTTCGGCATCATTTTTACTCTCATCCAAGGGCACCTTACCGCAGAATATAGCCCACTCAGTGGAAACATTTTCTTGTGTGCTTGGATCCTCATTGGCATCGTTCTAACAG CTCTGATTAAATCAGACCTCAAAAGAAATGACGTCAATGTGAGCAATATAAACAAAGGACTAGCA GTTCCCACTGAGCTGCCTTCTGAAAAAGTGTCCAGTGACGTCAAGTTAGAGTCTTCTAGCTTACATCGTGAGACttcaatttaa